The following are encoded together in the Streptomyces asoensis genome:
- the trxA gene encoding thioredoxin, whose amino-acid sequence MAGTLKNVTDADFEEVVLKSDKPVLVDFWAAWCGPCRQIAPSLEAIAAEHGDKIEIVKLNIDENPNTAAKYGVMSIPTLNVYQGGEVAKTIVGAKPKAALVRDLETFISE is encoded by the coding sequence GTGGCCGGCACCCTGAAGAACGTGACCGACGCCGACTTCGAAGAGGTCGTCCTCAAGAGTGACAAGCCCGTCCTGGTGGACTTCTGGGCCGCCTGGTGCGGACCGTGCCGCCAGATCGCCCCGTCGCTCGAGGCCATCGCCGCCGAGCACGGTGACAAGATCGAGATCGTCAAGCTCAACATCGACGAGAACCCGAACACGGCCGCCAAGTACGGCGTCATGTCGATCCCGACCCTGAACGTCTACCAGGGTGGCGAGGTCGCCAAGACCATCGTCGGCGCCAAGCCGAAGGCCGCGCTCGTCCGTGACCTGGAGACCTTCATCTCCGAGTGA
- a CDS encoding GNAT family N-acetyltransferase: MGRRLVPLTLDNLQDLPKRCRACVFWELDPVSGAAAVRTGTSDLEKESWISAVLLDWGSCGRVVYVDDIPVGFVLYAPPAYVPRSTAFPTSPVSPDAVQLITAFIMPGYQGQGLGRVMVQTVAKDLLRRGFKAIEAFGDARWREPACVLPADHLLAVGFKTVRPHPSHPRMRLELRTTLSWKEDVEMALDRLLGAVQKEPALRPL; encoded by the coding sequence ATGGGGCGTCGGCTCGTACCGCTCACGCTGGACAACCTTCAAGACCTTCCCAAGCGCTGTAGGGCGTGTGTCTTCTGGGAACTGGACCCCGTCAGCGGTGCGGCCGCGGTAAGGACGGGTACGTCCGACCTCGAGAAGGAGTCCTGGATCTCCGCAGTCCTGCTGGACTGGGGGTCGTGCGGACGGGTCGTCTATGTCGATGACATCCCGGTGGGCTTCGTGCTCTACGCGCCGCCCGCCTACGTTCCCCGTTCGACGGCGTTCCCCACGAGCCCGGTGTCCCCGGACGCCGTGCAGCTGATCACCGCCTTCATCATGCCGGGATACCAGGGGCAGGGTCTGGGCCGTGTGATGGTCCAGACGGTCGCGAAGGATCTGCTGCGTCGGGGCTTCAAGGCCATCGAGGCATTCGGTGACGCCCGCTGGAGGGAACCGGCCTGTGTGCTCCCGGCCGACCATCTGCTGGCGGTGGGCTTCAAGACCGTGCGCCCTCACCCCTCTCATCCTCGGATGAGGCTGGAGCTGCGGACCACCCTCTCCTGGAAGGAAGACGTGGAGATGGCGCTGGACCGGTTGCTGGGGGCGGTACAGAAGGAGCCGGCGCTGCGGCCCCTGTAG
- a CDS encoding ParB/RepB/Spo0J family partition protein: protein MSERRRGLGRGLGALIPAAPTEKTPAQAALGGGATTSPAAVPVLTTDRGVAAAKVATLPPVSRETEELLSNGSVETPAPPVGAYFAEIPLDHIAPNPRQPREVFDEDALHELITSIKEVGLLQPVVVRQLGPARFELIMGERRWRACREAGLEAIPAIVRATDDEKLLLDALLENLHRAQLNPLEEAAAYDQLLKDFNCTHDQLADRIGRSRPQVSNTLRLLKLSPAVQRRVAAGVLSAGHARALLSVDDSEEQDRLAHRIVAEGLSVRAVEEIVTLMGSRPQTAQRAKGPRAGGRVSPALTDLATRLSDRFETRVKVDLGQKKGKITVEFASMEDLERILDSLAPGEGPVLQKGLVEGDAEESEG, encoded by the coding sequence GTGAGTGAGCGACGGAGGGGGCTGGGCCGCGGTCTGGGTGCGTTGATCCCTGCTGCACCGACGGAGAAGACACCGGCACAGGCCGCACTGGGAGGCGGGGCGACCACGTCACCCGCAGCCGTACCGGTCCTGACGACCGACCGTGGGGTGGCCGCGGCGAAGGTGGCCACGCTGCCGCCTGTTTCACGTGAAACAGAGGAACTGCTGTCGAACGGTTCTGTGGAGACACCCGCGCCGCCGGTCGGCGCGTATTTTGCCGAGATCCCGCTCGACCACATCGCGCCGAACCCGCGCCAGCCGCGTGAGGTCTTCGACGAGGACGCGCTGCACGAGCTGATCACCTCCATCAAGGAGGTCGGGCTCCTCCAGCCGGTCGTGGTGCGCCAGCTCGGTCCCGCGCGCTTCGAGCTCATCATGGGTGAGCGTCGTTGGCGGGCCTGTCGTGAGGCCGGCCTGGAGGCGATCCCGGCGATCGTGCGGGCCACCGACGACGAGAAGCTACTCCTGGACGCCCTTCTGGAGAACCTCCACCGGGCTCAGCTGAACCCGCTGGAAGAGGCAGCCGCCTACGACCAGCTGCTCAAGGACTTCAACTGCACCCACGACCAGCTGGCGGACCGAATCGGACGTTCCCGCCCGCAGGTCTCCAACACGCTGCGTCTGCTCAAGCTCTCGCCGGCGGTCCAGCGGCGCGTGGCGGCCGGAGTGCTTTCCGCCGGTCACGCCCGGGCGCTGCTCTCCGTCGACGACTCGGAGGAGCAGGACCGGCTGGCTCACCGCATCGTGGCCGAGGGCCTCTCGGTGCGGGCCGTCGAAGAGATCGTGACCCTCATGGGATCGCGTCCGCAGACGGCTCAGCGAGCGAAGGGGCCCAGGGCCGGCGGTCGGGTCTCCCCGGCGCTGACCGACCTGGCCACCCGTCTCTCGGACCGCTTCGAGACCCGGGTGAAGGTCGACCTGGGACAGAAGAAGGGCAAGATCACCGTCGAGTTCGCCTCCATGGAGGACCTGGAGCGCATCCTCGACTCGCTGGCGCCCGGCGAGGGACCCGTCCTTCAGAAGGGTCTCGTGGAGGGCGACGCCGAGGAATCCGAAGGCTGA